The following proteins are encoded in a genomic region of Cyclonatronum proteinivorum:
- the rho gene encoding transcription termination factor Rho, producing the protein MAQSRKKSKSRGRRKSNKPKGRAAAPKGKKNNPLIPEFNGQQPSKPAGTYSGVLEINEKGYGFLRKLNHEFTQKESDPFVHVNMVHMLYLKPGLVLDCELEEDNKGNRRVTEILQINGRPIKDWTLAKRFELQTPIMPVSQIKLSHKAEETEMRVIDLISPVGKGQRAIIVAPPRTGKTVLLKQIAKAIETYHKKIHLAVLLIDERPEEVTDFIRTTSGQVFASSNDNPVESHTRIAEMALGYVKRRAEMGDDVVLLIDSLTRMGRAYNGVKSGSGGRTMSGGLDIRALEIPKRIFGAARKIEGAGSLTIIATCLIETNSRMDDLIFEEFKGTGNMELVLDRDLANDRIFPAINIAASGTRNEEKFIEDSSIEERNVLRRYLLRKPPKDSMLSLLQVLKRTTSNRDLLEQLATLT; encoded by the coding sequence ATGGCTCAATCAAGAAAAAAGAGTAAATCAAGAGGCCGCAGAAAAAGCAACAAGCCTAAAGGGCGTGCTGCGGCTCCTAAGGGGAAAAAAAATAACCCGCTAATACCCGAATTTAATGGTCAGCAGCCTTCAAAGCCAGCCGGTACGTACAGTGGCGTTCTTGAAATCAATGAGAAAGGGTATGGCTTCCTTCGCAAGCTCAATCATGAGTTCACCCAAAAGGAGTCAGATCCTTTTGTGCATGTAAACATGGTACACATGTTGTACCTGAAGCCCGGACTTGTTCTTGATTGTGAGCTGGAAGAAGATAATAAAGGCAATCGCAGGGTTACTGAAATCCTTCAGATAAACGGACGACCGATTAAGGATTGGACCCTCGCGAAGCGGTTTGAGCTTCAAACACCAATTATGCCGGTTTCACAAATCAAGCTATCGCACAAAGCTGAAGAAACCGAAATGCGGGTTATTGACCTTATTTCACCGGTAGGTAAAGGGCAGCGGGCTATTATTGTAGCACCTCCCAGAACCGGAAAAACGGTTTTACTGAAGCAAATTGCGAAAGCCATTGAAACCTATCACAAGAAAATTCATCTTGCCGTTCTGTTGATTGATGAACGTCCGGAAGAAGTTACGGACTTTATTCGGACCACAAGCGGACAGGTGTTTGCCTCATCAAATGATAATCCGGTTGAAAGCCATACGCGCATTGCGGAAATGGCTTTAGGCTATGTGAAGCGACGTGCCGAAATGGGAGATGATGTTGTGCTCCTGATCGATTCCCTTACCCGTATGGGGCGTGCTTACAATGGCGTAAAATCCGGTTCGGGCGGCAGAACGATGTCTGGTGGTCTTGACATCCGCGCGCTCGAAATTCCTAAAAGAATATTCGGCGCGGCACGCAAAATTGAAGGCGCCGGTTCCCTGACCATTATTGCTACCTGCCTCATTGAAACCAACTCCCGTATGGATGATCTCATCTTCGAGGAATTCAAGGGAACGGGTAACATGGAACTCGTGCTCGACCGGGACCTTGCCAACGACCGCATTTTTCCTGCGATCAATATTGCAGCTTCCGGCACGCGAAATGAAGAAAAATTCATTGAAGATTCTTCCATCGAAGAACGAAATGTGCTGCGCCGCTATTTGCTCCGTAAACCTCCCAAAGACTCCATGCTTAGCCTTCTGCAGGTACTGAAGCGCACGACAAGCAACCGGGATTTACTTGAGCAGCTCGCGACGCTTACGTAG
- the lptB gene encoding LPS export ABC transporter ATP-binding protein — MILHSDRLVKTYKKKTVVNQVSINVHQGEIVGLLGPNGAGKTTTFYMFMGLIRPDSGNIYLNKTKITRMPMYRRARAGVGYLAQEASVFRNLTVRENLESVLEFTNTSKKERREKAGKLIEEFNLQGVEKSYGYSLSGGERRRTEIARALITNPKFILLDEPFAGVDPIAVEDIQKIVYTLKQKNIGIFITDHNVHETLAITDRAYLMFEGKILMEGTADRLAEDEEARRLYLGKQFRLERYTVEETRSELPVSGHDNPAT; from the coding sequence CTGATTCTGCATTCCGACCGCCTTGTAAAGACCTACAAAAAGAAAACCGTTGTAAATCAGGTCTCTATCAATGTGCATCAGGGGGAAATCGTCGGGCTACTGGGTCCGAATGGTGCAGGTAAGACGACTACTTTCTACATGTTTATGGGTTTGATTCGACCGGACAGCGGCAATATTTATCTCAACAAGACTAAGATTACACGCATGCCAATGTACCGCAGGGCGCGGGCAGGTGTAGGCTACCTGGCACAGGAAGCAAGTGTGTTCCGCAACCTTACGGTGCGCGAAAACCTGGAGTCGGTGCTTGAGTTTACCAATACGTCGAAAAAAGAGCGACGCGAGAAAGCGGGCAAACTGATAGAAGAATTCAACCTTCAGGGGGTTGAAAAAAGTTATGGCTATTCTCTCTCGGGAGGCGAGCGACGGCGTACCGAAATTGCGCGTGCGCTCATCACAAACCCAAAGTTTATTCTGCTTGATGAACCCTTTGCTGGCGTTGACCCCATCGCTGTGGAGGACATCCAAAAGATCGTGTACACGCTGAAACAAAAAAACATCGGCATTTTTATTACCGATCACAACGTACACGAAACCTTAGCAATTACAGATCGCGCCTACCTGATGTTTGAGGGAAAAATCCTGATGGAAGGCACGGCTGACCGGCTTGCCGAGGATGAAGAGGCGCGCCGGCTGTATTTAGGGAAACAGTTCCGGCTCGAGCGTTATACTGTTGAAGAAACCCGTTCCGAGTTACCGGTTTCCGGCCACGATAACCCGGCTACGTAA
- a CDS encoding M42 family metallopeptidase, translating into MPELSVDFALLKQICETPGAPGFEEPVRTVVEHALSGFADEISTDGMGNLIVRKKGGKRKVMAAAHLDEIALISTGVDKNGFIRFHTLGGFDAKSLLNQRVIVHGSRDLPGIIGGKAPHTQSDEEKKRTPKTTELFIDCGLNEEEVSKAVPVGTPITRDQSLKTIGNNISCKSLDNRISVYILLEAFRQAASTGVDLYAVFTVQEEVGLRGARVAAHAIQPEVGLALDVTLANDLPGADTHQKISVLGEGTAIKVMDGSVICTPKLVTFLETLALDHDIAHQRELLTAGGTDTAALQYLTGVGAQVGCVSTPTRYLHTTVESCNLADVLSGIKLTKAFIEQAHTYFAL; encoded by the coding sequence ATGCCTGAACTATCTGTTGACTTCGCCCTCCTAAAACAAATCTGCGAAACCCCCGGCGCGCCCGGTTTTGAAGAACCTGTTCGTACCGTTGTTGAACACGCCCTAAGCGGCTTTGCGGATGAGATCAGCACCGACGGTATGGGCAATCTGATCGTGCGCAAAAAAGGCGGGAAGCGCAAGGTGATGGCAGCTGCCCATCTCGATGAAATCGCACTGATTTCAACTGGCGTGGATAAAAACGGCTTCATCCGGTTTCATACGCTGGGCGGGTTCGACGCAAAATCACTGCTGAATCAGCGGGTAATTGTACACGGTAGCCGTGACCTGCCTGGTATAATTGGCGGAAAAGCGCCGCATACCCAAAGCGATGAAGAGAAAAAGCGCACGCCCAAGACTACCGAGCTTTTTATCGACTGCGGCCTGAATGAGGAAGAAGTTTCCAAAGCCGTACCGGTCGGCACGCCCATTACAAGAGATCAAAGCCTGAAAACCATTGGGAACAACATCAGCTGCAAATCGCTGGATAACCGTATCTCGGTTTATATTTTGCTGGAGGCTTTCCGACAGGCAGCTTCTACCGGGGTTGATCTCTATGCGGTTTTTACGGTACAGGAAGAAGTCGGTCTTCGCGGCGCGCGGGTCGCAGCACATGCCATTCAGCCCGAAGTAGGACTTGCGCTTGATGTGACGCTGGCGAACGATTTACCCGGTGCAGATACCCATCAGAAAATTTCCGTCCTGGGTGAGGGTACGGCGATCAAAGTCATGGACGGAAGCGTGATCTGTACCCCAAAGCTGGTAACGTTTTTGGAAACCCTGGCGCTGGATCATGATATTGCACATCAGCGGGAGCTGCTTACGGCAGGCGGCACGGATACAGCGGCCCTGCAATATCTCACAGGCGTCGGCGCGCAGGTCGGCTGCGTCTCAACGCCTACGCGCTACCTGCACACTACTGTTGAGAGCTGCAACCTTGCCGACGTGCTTTCCGGCATTAAACTCACGAAGGCTTTTATAGAACAGGCGCACACCTATTTTGCATTGTAA
- the purQ gene encoding phosphoribosylformylglycinamidine synthase subunit PurQ, with the protein MTTFSVLVFPGSNCDHDAYHALKQVLGADVRFVWHKETSLGKTDAVIVPGGFSYGDYLRSGAIARFSPVMQDVVQFANKGGLVIGICNGFQILLEAGLLPGAMLANENLKFRCKQLYLRTEQTDTPFTNLIEKNRALQIPIAHGEGNYTASQDTLKALEDNGQVVFRYCTALGDVVPEANPNGSLNNIAGIVNAQRNVMGMMPHPERACEAELGSTDGRLIFESMLHHLQPA; encoded by the coding sequence ATGACAACTTTTTCGGTTCTTGTATTTCCGGGCTCCAACTGTGATCACGATGCCTACCATGCGCTGAAGCAAGTGCTTGGGGCGGACGTTCGCTTTGTGTGGCATAAGGAAACAAGCCTCGGCAAAACCGACGCGGTTATCGTGCCCGGCGGCTTTTCGTACGGCGACTACCTGCGGTCCGGCGCAATTGCGCGTTTTTCGCCGGTTATGCAGGATGTGGTGCAATTTGCGAATAAGGGCGGTCTGGTTATCGGTATCTGCAACGGTTTTCAGATTTTGCTGGAAGCCGGTTTGCTGCCCGGGGCCATGCTGGCCAACGAAAACCTGAAATTTCGCTGCAAACAGTTGTATCTGCGCACCGAACAGACCGACACCCCTTTCACAAATCTGATTGAAAAGAATCGCGCGCTTCAGATTCCAATCGCGCATGGCGAGGGCAATTACACGGCTTCGCAGGATACGCTCAAAGCCCTTGAAGATAACGGCCAGGTGGTATTTCGCTACTGCACCGCTTTGGGGGATGTCGTTCCGGAGGCCAACCCTAATGGTTCCCTGAACAATATTGCCGGAATCGTAAATGCACAGCGGAATGTTATGGGGATGATGCCGCACCCGGAGCGGGCCTGCGAGGCAGAACTCGGTTCAACCGACGGCCGCCTGATTTTTGAATCCATGCTTCACCACCTGCAACCAGCCTGA
- the purS gene encoding phosphoribosylformylglycinamidine synthase subunit PurS has translation MYKIRVYVTLRPSILDPKGKASLGALHNLGYNRIKDVRIGKMIELDIEAGSEPQAREAAEMAARKLLANEVMEDFEVEVMEAASR, from the coding sequence ATGTATAAAATCCGGGTTTACGTTACCCTCCGCCCTTCCATTCTGGACCCTAAAGGAAAGGCTTCGCTTGGTGCCCTGCATAACCTGGGCTATAACCGTATCAAAGATGTGCGTATCGGCAAAATGATTGAGCTTGATATTGAAGCCGGTAGTGAGCCTCAGGCGCGTGAGGCGGCTGAAATGGCTGCCCGCAAGTTGCTCGCCAATGAAGTAATGGAAGATTTTGAAGTTGAAGTGATGGAGGCAGCGTCCCGATGA
- a CDS encoding TonB-dependent receptor, producing the protein MLFPLLISTLVWFTQPQELTGTVTDNTGEALPGATVFIPELRTGTVTDANGNFTLTFTAETDEIRMTVSFIGHITRELVVSLPAAHALQVTLSPDLLQRETVLITSSPSGSNRSFRPSAALSMSDLQERSADNFGDALQFMPGLNVRSFGAAPSRPVIRGFDGDRVVVLENGERMGDLGETAPDHATSLDIEAAERIEIVRGPASFLYGSGAMGGVVNLLNNDIPSQWSRGASGRLSLTGMTVNDGGATFGRVTYGLDQTAFTARFSYRNTGDFRTPSGTLPDTFNESFNGAVGMAFRNDSFVGGFSLSGLEQTYGLPEEITDDDELIEIRLNRINLGGFGQFTHDGFFDQTQLRFNLSRYGHKEVEIEFEDDGSIDEDIEIDFRTLTFSGSVLFVRSEAQHRISGALGASSYMRMLNVGGDEGLTPDGRNLNLALFGYADIPLTQQLRLQTGLRGDYAFLDTFANSRFAQPENPTRSDFSLSGSAGLNFQQGGFEGGLQLARSFRSPSIEELFTDAAHIGAGAYEIGDPNLKNETGLGLDLFGSYATSRFGIEISTFYYHISNFIYYNPTGEIEPVSQLPIFVVLADNARYFGFEADAVLRPLRNLTLSSGLDYVRAQRLDDNSALPFIPPMRLRSRLSYDTAQWNLGAELIHAFEQDRVSEFEDPTEAYTLVNIFAGLRFDAGGRHLLTARVDNLFDESYRNHLSRVDGGAFRYPMPGRGFTLRYQYIF; encoded by the coding sequence ATGTTATTCCCGCTACTCATATCAACCCTCGTGTGGTTCACTCAGCCGCAGGAGCTTACCGGCACCGTAACCGACAATACCGGTGAAGCACTTCCAGGCGCTACCGTGTTTATCCCGGAGCTCAGAACCGGGACCGTGACGGATGCCAACGGCAACTTCACGCTCACGTTCACTGCTGAGACCGATGAAATCCGGATGACCGTTTCTTTTATCGGTCACATTACCCGTGAACTTGTTGTGAGCCTTCCGGCAGCACATGCGCTTCAAGTCACACTCAGTCCCGATTTGCTTCAGCGTGAAACGGTGCTCATCACCTCATCCCCCTCGGGGAGTAACCGCTCCTTTCGTCCGTCAGCTGCGCTCAGCATGAGTGACCTTCAGGAGCGCTCGGCGGATAACTTCGGCGACGCCCTGCAGTTCATGCCCGGCCTGAATGTACGAAGTTTCGGTGCCGCCCCCTCAAGACCGGTCATTCGTGGCTTTGACGGAGACCGGGTTGTTGTACTCGAAAACGGCGAAAGAATGGGCGATTTGGGCGAAACAGCGCCTGATCACGCGACTTCACTCGATATTGAAGCCGCCGAACGCATCGAAATTGTCCGTGGTCCGGCGAGTTTCCTGTATGGCTCAGGCGCTATGGGCGGTGTTGTAAACCTGCTCAACAACGATATTCCGTCACAATGGAGCAGAGGTGCAAGCGGCCGACTCAGCCTCACCGGTATGACGGTGAACGACGGCGGCGCAACATTTGGCCGCGTCACCTATGGCCTTGATCAGACTGCTTTTACTGCACGGTTCAGCTACCGAAATACCGGTGATTTCCGCACACCTTCCGGAACCTTACCCGACACTTTTAACGAATCCTTTAATGGTGCCGTTGGCATGGCGTTTCGCAACGACAGCTTTGTCGGCGGGTTTTCCCTCAGCGGCCTGGAACAAACCTACGGACTTCCCGAGGAAATCACCGATGATGATGAGCTCATCGAAATCCGGCTCAATCGCATCAATCTCGGTGGTTTCGGACAGTTCACACACGATGGATTTTTTGATCAGACCCAGCTACGCTTCAACCTCAGCCGTTACGGCCACAAGGAAGTTGAAATCGAATTTGAAGACGACGGAAGTATTGACGAAGACATCGAAATTGATTTTCGCACCCTCACTTTCAGCGGTTCCGTGCTGTTCGTGCGCTCCGAGGCACAGCACCGCATCAGCGGCGCACTCGGGGCAAGCAGCTACATGCGCATGCTCAATGTCGGCGGTGATGAAGGCCTCACGCCAGACGGGCGCAACCTGAATCTCGCGCTCTTCGGCTACGCGGATATTCCCCTTACGCAGCAACTGCGTCTGCAAACCGGACTTCGCGGCGACTATGCCTTCCTCGATACGTTCGCCAACTCCCGCTTTGCACAGCCTGAAAATCCGACCCGCTCCGATTTCTCCCTGAGCGGATCCGCGGGCCTCAACTTTCAGCAAGGCGGCTTTGAAGGGGGTTTGCAGCTTGCCCGCTCCTTCCGGTCTCCTTCCATCGAAGAACTCTTCACCGATGCTGCACATATCGGCGCCGGCGCTTACGAAATCGGCGATCCGAATCTGAAAAATGAAACCGGGCTCGGACTCGACCTCTTCGGCAGCTACGCAACCTCACGCTTCGGCATTGAGATCAGCACCTTCTATTACCACATCAGCAACTTCATCTACTACAACCCAACCGGCGAGATCGAGCCCGTATCACAACTGCCGATATTTGTCGTACTTGCTGATAACGCCCGCTATTTCGGTTTTGAAGCCGATGCCGTGCTGCGTCCCCTGCGCAACCTCACCCTCAGCAGCGGCCTTGATTACGTGCGCGCACAGCGCCTCGACGACAACAGCGCCCTACCATTCATCCCGCCCATGCGCCTGCGCTCCCGCCTGAGCTACGACACCGCGCAGTGGAACCTCGGCGCCGAGCTCATCCATGCTTTTGAACAAGACCGCGTCAGCGAATTCGAAGATCCCACAGAAGCCTACACCCTCGTCAACATCTTCGCAGGTCTGCGTTTTGATGCCGGCGGGCGTCATCTGCTCACGGCCCGTGTCGATAACCTCTTCGATGAAAGCTACCGCAATCACCTCAGCCGCGTTGATGGCGGTGCCTTCAGATACCCCATGCCGGGCCGCGGATTCACCCTGCGTTATCAATACATTTTTTAG
- a CDS encoding metal-dependent transcriptional regulator: MKPKLSESQEDYLKHIFLLSEHHDELVSALQLAEHLGVKPASVTNMLKKLADLKLIEYKPYYGVRLSRAGELVALEVLRHHRLLELYLSEILGFGWEEVHEEAERLEHVISERLEARIAEKLGHPTHDPHGDPIPTVDLELPDSPARYALTSLKPGQQGLIARVRTQDTGTLNMLSRLGLTIGVAVKVLDAGRDGVRIDTNGDTFLLPEDLASKILIELNIKQES; encoded by the coding sequence ATGAAGCCTAAACTCAGTGAGTCTCAGGAGGATTATCTCAAGCATATCTTTTTGCTTAGCGAGCATCATGATGAGCTGGTATCCGCCTTGCAGCTTGCGGAACATCTTGGGGTGAAGCCTGCCTCCGTTACAAACATGCTCAAAAAGCTGGCTGACCTAAAGCTGATTGAGTACAAGCCTTATTACGGGGTCCGGCTTAGCCGTGCCGGGGAGCTGGTAGCGCTTGAAGTATTGCGCCATCACCGGCTTTTGGAGTTGTATCTGTCTGAAATTCTTGGCTTTGGTTGGGAAGAAGTGCACGAAGAAGCCGAGCGGCTGGAGCATGTCATCAGCGAGCGCCTCGAAGCGCGTATTGCCGAAAAGCTTGGTCATCCTACCCATGATCCGCATGGCGATCCTATCCCGACCGTCGATTTGGAGCTGCCGGACTCTCCCGCCCGTTACGCCCTTACAAGCCTGAAACCCGGGCAGCAGGGCCTGATTGCCAGAGTTCGCACGCAGGATACCGGCACCCTGAACATGCTGAGTCGTCTTGGCCTTACCATTGGCGTAGCTGTAAAGGTGCTTGATGCCGGACGGGATGGCGTCCGGATTGATACCAACGGGGATACTTTCCTTTTACCGGAAGACCTTGCTTCCAAAATTTTGATTGAGCTAAATATTAAACAGGAGTCCTGA
- a CDS encoding metal ABC transporter solute-binding protein, Zn/Mn family: protein MNSKLLILILIVSLSSALLSCSSDESSGDERPFVVTTTMMLEDTVQQIAGDFVRIEGLMGPGVDPHLYRATPADVRRLERADLIIYNGLFLEARLSEVLARMPERSFAAAQQLDRVRLIEATDFGGTFDPHVWFDVSIWAEVVRLTADRLITLIPEASEEIQANADAYIQELTALHEWVKAEIASIPENRRVLITAHDAFGYFGRAYNIEVRGIQGLSTQSEAGLQDISRMVRFIMDNEIPAIFLESSIAPRSVQSLMNGVRERGGTVSLGGELFSDAMGARNTPEGTYVGMVQHNVNIITGALR from the coding sequence ATGAATTCAAAATTGCTGATTCTCATATTAATAGTATCTCTCAGTTCCGCTCTTCTGTCCTGTAGTTCGGATGAATCATCCGGTGACGAGCGGCCATTTGTAGTTACAACTACCATGATGCTTGAAGACACCGTGCAGCAGATTGCCGGTGATTTTGTGCGCATTGAAGGCCTGATGGGACCCGGTGTTGATCCGCACCTGTACCGTGCGACGCCTGCCGATGTGCGGCGGCTTGAGCGCGCAGACCTCATTATTTACAACGGCCTTTTTCTCGAAGCCCGGCTTTCAGAAGTCCTCGCCCGAATGCCGGAACGCAGTTTTGCCGCTGCCCAACAGCTTGACCGCGTGCGGCTGATTGAGGCAACCGACTTTGGGGGTACCTTTGACCCGCATGTGTGGTTTGATGTTTCCATTTGGGCGGAAGTCGTCAGGCTTACAGCCGACAGGCTAATCACCTTAATTCCGGAAGCTTCTGAAGAGATACAGGCCAACGCAGATGCGTATATACAGGAGCTGACAGCGCTGCACGAGTGGGTGAAGGCCGAAATTGCCTCCATCCCGGAAAACCGCCGCGTACTCATCACCGCACATGACGCATTCGGGTACTTTGGGCGGGCATATAATATTGAAGTCCGTGGCATTCAGGGGCTGAGCACACAGAGCGAAGCGGGGCTGCAGGACATCAGCCGCATGGTGCGTTTCATCATGGATAATGAAATCCCGGCCATTTTTCTGGAGAGTAGTATTGCGCCGCGTTCGGTGCAGTCGCTCATGAACGGCGTGCGGGAGCGGGGCGGTACGGTTTCGCTGGGTGGTGAATTGTTTTCGGATGCCATGGGCGCCCGGAATACGCCAGAAGGTACCTACGTAGGCATGGTTCAGCATAACGTGAACATCATCACAGGGGCCCTGCGATGA
- a CDS encoding metal ABC transporter ATP-binding protein, which produces MSDGPKQNAPQGVPPVEVHDLTVSYQNKPVLWDVDFTLPDGTLTAIVGPNGAGKSTLIKVIMGLIKPVSGYALIYGKPLQQMRKRIAYVPQRESVDWNFPVSVLDVVLMGRYAHLRLFRRPGAEDKELAMHALEKVGMAAYANRQIAQLSGGQQQRVFLARALAQDADIYFMDEPFAGVDASTEEHILELLRELRSAGRTVIVVHHDLQTVSDYFDWVLMLNLRLVAIGPMAGTFTKENLQKAYGGRLNILSQVIELSRRDNFVRESDHE; this is translated from the coding sequence ATGAGTGACGGCCCGAAACAGAACGCGCCACAGGGCGTGCCTCCCGTAGAAGTACATGATCTCACCGTATCCTATCAGAACAAGCCGGTGTTGTGGGATGTCGATTTCACCCTGCCTGACGGCACGCTGACGGCCATCGTCGGACCGAACGGTGCGGGAAAATCTACCCTCATCAAAGTCATAATGGGGCTGATTAAACCGGTTTCGGGCTATGCCCTGATTTACGGCAAGCCGCTGCAGCAAATGCGCAAGCGTATTGCCTACGTGCCGCAGCGGGAAAGCGTGGACTGGAATTTCCCGGTCAGTGTACTTGATGTCGTTTTGATGGGGCGTTACGCGCACCTCAGGCTGTTTCGCAGGCCGGGCGCAGAAGACAAAGAGCTTGCTATGCATGCGCTCGAAAAAGTAGGCATGGCCGCTTATGCGAACCGTCAGATTGCACAGCTCAGCGGCGGGCAGCAACAGCGGGTATTCCTGGCCCGCGCCCTCGCGCAGGATGCTGATATCTACTTTATGGATGAACCCTTCGCAGGGGTTGATGCCTCAACCGAAGAACACATCCTCGAATTGCTGCGCGAACTGCGATCCGCCGGGCGCACGGTGATTGTGGTACATCACGATCTTCAGACGGTATCCGATTACTTCGACTGGGTCCTGATGTTGAACCTTCGGCTGGTAGCTATCGGACCCATGGCGGGCACCTTCACCAAAGAAAATCTTCAAAAAGCCTACGGAGGCCGCCTCAACATTCTGTCGCAGGTTATTGAGCTTTCGCGACGGGATAACTTTGTGAGAGAATCAGATCATGAGTGA
- a CDS encoding metal ABC transporter permease, with product MSEVWADFFLLQDPNLRWVLAGTVLLGLSAGALGCFTVLRERALVGDAVAHAVLPGVCMAFIITGDKDPLALLAGSVVFGWISLMVMDFVIRNSKISSDTSIGMVLSVFFGLGVMLLTWIQNSGNPNQSGLDAFLFGNAASMLPEDVMLFGMVSVMVLVAIVLLYKEFKLISFDTDYATVIGMPVKRMEVVMASLLVVTITAGLQAVGVVLMASMLIIPAAAARYWTDSLSAMLYIAAGVGAISAVSGTFVSYTAPSMPTGPWMVVSAAVLFALSFFFAPARGELQKRRRARKQREKVTGENILKTLYKMEERDGQTFRSRTRNEILKKRQMEPLSLKAGLRQLESRGLVQHLQGQPSGYLLTTAGREEARRVVRIHRLWELYLTEKLQLPGDHVHDPAESMEHVITPELEEQLMKILNNPEQDPHNKQIPRRSNSAGEGGA from the coding sequence ATGAGTGAAGTGTGGGCTGACTTTTTTCTTTTACAGGATCCCAATCTGCGCTGGGTGCTGGCCGGAACCGTGCTCTTAGGACTCTCCGCCGGTGCACTGGGCTGTTTTACCGTGCTGCGGGAGCGCGCCCTTGTAGGTGATGCAGTCGCGCATGCCGTACTGCCGGGGGTTTGCATGGCCTTCATCATCACCGGCGATAAAGATCCGCTTGCCTTGCTGGCCGGCTCCGTTGTTTTTGGATGGATCAGTTTGATGGTGATGGATTTTGTGATACGGAATTCCAAGATCTCCTCAGATACATCCATCGGGATGGTCCTGTCTGTATTTTTTGGACTGGGCGTGATGTTGCTCACCTGGATTCAGAACAGCGGTAACCCCAATCAGAGCGGACTGGATGCTTTTTTATTCGGTAATGCGGCTTCCATGCTGCCGGAAGACGTCATGCTGTTTGGTATGGTTAGCGTGATGGTGCTGGTTGCCATCGTCCTGTTATACAAAGAGTTCAAGCTGATCAGCTTCGATACGGACTATGCAACCGTAATCGGCATGCCGGTGAAGCGGATGGAAGTCGTGATGGCGAGCCTGTTGGTTGTTACCATTACGGCAGGTTTGCAGGCGGTTGGCGTGGTGCTAATGGCTTCCATGCTGATCATTCCCGCAGCGGCCGCGCGCTATTGGACGGATTCCCTTTCGGCTATGCTGTATATCGCAGCCGGGGTGGGTGCCATTTCGGCTGTTTCCGGTACCTTTGTAAGCTACACGGCCCCGTCAATGCCAACCGGTCCGTGGATGGTAGTATCGGCTGCGGTGCTGTTCGCGCTCTCTTTCTTCTTTGCCCCTGCCCGCGGGGAGCTGCAAAAACGCAGGCGTGCACGCAAACAGCGTGAAAAAGTGACGGGTGAAAATATCCTAAAGACACTCTATAAAATGGAAGAGCGTGACGGGCAGACGTTTCGCTCGCGCACCCGCAATGAAATCCTGAAAAAGCGTCAGATGGAGCCGCTCAGCCTCAAAGCTGGTCTCAGGCAGCTCGAATCCAGGGGTCTGGTGCAGCACCTACAGGGGCAGCCATCGGGCTATCTCCTTACGACTGCCGGCAGAGAAGAAGCCCGGCGTGTGGTTCGCATACACCGGCTCTGGGAACTCTACCTCACCGAAAAACTGCAGCTCCCCGGAGATCACGTCCACGACCCAGCCGAATCAATGGAGCATGTTATTACGCCCGAGCTGGAAGAACAGCTGATGAAAATCCTCAATAATCCGGAACAGGATCCGCATAACAAGCAAATTCCGCGGCGCAGCAATTCAGCCGGGGAGGGAGGCGCGTGA